Proteins found in one Onychomys torridus chromosome 21, mOncTor1.1, whole genome shotgun sequence genomic segment:
- the Apc2 gene encoding adenomatous polyposis coli protein 2 isoform X2 → MGLLGLLTLLHSAFFGEQALQELKMASSMASYEQLVRQVEALKAENTHLRQELRDNSSHLSKLETETSGMKEVLKHLQGKLEQEARVLVSSGQTEVLEQLKALQTDISSLYNLKFQPPALGPEPAARTPEGSPVHGAGPSKDSFGELSRATIRLLEELDQERCFLLSEIEKEEKEKLWYYSQLQGLSKRLDELPHVDTFSMQMDLIRQQLEFEAQHIRSLMEERFGTSDEMVQRAQIRASRLEQIDKELLEAQDRVQQTEPQALLAVKPVAVEEEQEPEVPTNPEDGTPQPGNSKVEVVFWLLSMLATRDQEDTARTLLAMSSSPESCVAMRRSGCLPLLLQILHGAEAGAGGRAGTPGAPGAKDARMRANAALHNIVFSQPDQGLARKEMRVLHVLEQIRAYCETCWDWLQARDSGTEGAAGGAPVPIEPQICQATCAVMKLSFDEEYRRAMNELGGLQAVAELLQVDYEMHKMTRDPLNLALRRYAGMTLTNLTFGDVANKATLCARRGCMEAIVAQLASESEELHQVVSSILRNLSWRADISSKKVLREVGSMTALMECVLRASKESTLKSVLSALWNLSAHSTENKAAICQVDGALGFLVSTLTYRCQGNSLAVIESGGGILRNVSSLIATREDYRQVLRDHNCLQTLLQHLTSHSLTIVSNACGTLWNLSARSPRDQELLWDLGAVGMLRNLVHSKHKMIAMGSAAALRNLLAHRPAKYQAAATAISPGTCVPSLYVRKQRALEAELDTRRLAHALGHLEKQGLPEAEGTSKKPLPPLRHLDGLVQDYASDSGCFDDDDAPSLAAAATTAEPASPAVLSMFLGGPFLQGQALARTQPARQGGLEPEKEAGGEAAVAAKAKAKLALAVARIDRLVEDISALHTSSDDSFSLSSGDPGQEAPREGRAQSCSPCRGTEGGRREASSRAHPLLRLKAAHTSLSNDSLNSGSTSDGYCPREHMQPCPLAALAEHRDDPLRGQTRPSRLDLDLPSRAELPARDTAAADARVRTIKLSPTYQHVPLLDGATGAGVRPLAGPGASPGARKQAWIPADSLSKVPEKLVSSPLPAASKVLQKLVAQEGPMSLSRCSSLSSLSSTGHAGPSQAENLDDSDSSLEGLEEAGPGEAELDGAWRASGSTSLPVSIPAPHRGRSRGLGVEDATPSSSSENCIQETPLVLSRCSSVSSLGSFESRSIASSIPSDPCSGLGSGTVSPSELPDSPGQTMPPSRSKTPPAPPGQPETSQFSLQWESYVKRFLDIADCRERCQPPSELDAGSVRFTVEKPDENFSCASSLSALALHELYVQQDVELRLRPPACPERAGGGGGHRRRDEAAGRLDGAAPPAGSRARSAADKELEVLRECLGAAMPARLRKVVSALVPGRRALPVPVYMLVPAPAPDDDSGTDSAEGTPVNFSSAASLSDETLQGPSRDKPGGPGERQKPTGRAAPARQTRGHRPKAASAGKSAEHTRGAGRNRAGLELPLSRPQSARSNRDGACQPRPRGDGALQSLCLTTPTEEAVYCFYDSEEEPPATAPPPRLPSAIPRALKREKPTGRKEIPSRASQTATPTVRAQPRLIVDETPPCYSSASSLSEPEAPAQPASHHRGREQATCKDPGPGSKQDSSPSPRAEEELLQRCISLALPRRRTQVPGSRRRKTRAARADTRPTEVPRKCREEVPGSDPASDLDSVEWQAIQEGANSIVTWLHQAAAKASLEASSESESLLSLVSGLSTGSTSQPSKPRKARKSGAEAGGVWRPEKRGVTSTKISGSPRFPSGPEKAKGTQKMVAGQPAMLRGRTVIYTASPASRAQSKGVSGTCTTPKKMGTSGTTRPETATKTLSPGQQRSRSLHRPGKISELAAFSHPPRSATPPARLAKTPSSSSSQTSPASQPLPRRSPLATPTAGPLPGPGGSPVPKSPARALLAKQHKTQKSPVRIPFMQRPAKRGPPPLARPSPESGPRGRAGTEGVAGVRGGRLGLVRMASARSSGSESSDRSGFRRQLTFIKESPGLLRRRRSELSSADSTASTSQAASPHRGRPALPAVFLCSSRCDELRASPRQPLAPPRSPQAKPGLAPRAPRRTSSESPCRLPVRAPPGRPETVKRYASLPHISVARRPDSAVSVPTTHANTTRRGSDGETRPLPRVAAPGTTWRRIKDEDVPHILRSTLPATALPLRGPSPEDSPAGTPQRKTSDAVVQTEDVATSKTNSSTSPSLESRDPPQAPASGPAGPLGSDVDGPDLTKPPASMPFTHEGLSVVMGGFPTSRHGSPSRAARVPPFNYVPSPMAVAAATSDSAVEKGPVTSPASLLE, encoded by the exons TTCTCGATGCAGATGGATCTGATCCGGCAGCAGCTGGAGTTCGAGGCCCAGCACATCCGCTCGCTGATGGAGGAGCGCTTTGGCACCTCGGACGAGATGGTGCAGCGCGCGCAG ATCCGAGCTTCGCGCCTGGAGCAGATTGACAAGGAGCTGTTGGAGGCCCAGGACCGGGTGCAGCAGACAGAGCCCCAG GCTCTGCTGGCGGTGAAGCCCGTGgcagtggaggaggagcaggagccgGAAGTTCCCACGAACCCCGAGGATGGCACCCCTCAGCCCGGCAACAGCAAG GTGGAGGTGGTCTTCTGGCTCCTGTCCATGTTGGCGACACGCGACCAGGAAGATACAGCGCGCACGCTGCTGGCCATGTCCAGCTCTCCCGAGAGCTGCGTAGCCATGCGCCGCTCGGGCTGTCTGCCGCTGTTGCTCCAGATCCTTCACGGCGCCGAGGCCGGGGCTGGGGGGCGTGCGGGGACCCCTGGGGCCCCTGGGGCCAAAGATGCGCGCATGCGCGCCAACGCGGCCCTGCACAACATCGTCTTCTCCCAGCCGGATCAGGGCCTGGCGCGCAAGGAGATGCGTGTGCTGCACGTGCTGGAGCAGATCCGCGCCTACTGTGAGACCTGCTGGGACTGGCTGCAGGCGCGCGACAGCGGGACCGAGGGTGCTGCAGGAGGCG CCCCTGTCCCCATCGAGCCGCAGATCTGCCAGGCTACCTGTGCCGTGATGAAGCTGTCCTTTGATGAGGAATACCGCCGGGCTATGAACGAACTGG GGGGGCTGCAGGCTGTGGCGGAGCTACTGCAAGTGGATTACGAGATGCACAAAATGACCCGGGACCCGCTCAACCTCGCCCTGCGCCGATACGCTGGCATGACCCTCACCAACCTCACCTTTGGAGATGTTGCCAACAAG GCCACCCTGTGTGCGCGCCGAGGCTGCATGGAAGCCATCGTGGCCCAGCTGGCCTCTGAGAGCGAGGAGCTGCATCAG GTCGTGTCCAGTATCCTGCGGAATCTGTCCTGGCGGGCTGACATCAGCAGCAAGAAGGTGCTGAGGGAAGTCGGGAGCATGACCGCCCTCATGGAGTGCGTGCTGCGGGCCTCCAAG GAGTCCACCCTGAAGAGCGTGCTCAGTGCTCTGTGGAACCTGTCTGCACACAGCACAGAGAACAAAGCAGCCATTTGCCAGGTAGACGGTGCACTGGGGTTCCTGGTGAGCACCCTCACCTATCGCTGCCAAGGGAACTCCCTGGCGGTCATCGAGAGTGGTGGCGGGATCCTGCGCAATGTGTCAAGCCTCATCGCCACCCGAGAGGACTACAG GCAGGTGCTCCGTGACCACAACTGCCTGCAAACGCTGCTGCAGCACCTCACGTCCCACAGCCTGACCATTGTGAGCAACGCCTGCGGCACGCTCTGGAACCTGTCCGCCCGCAGCCCCCGGGACCAGGAACTGCTGTGGGACCTAGGGGCTGTGGGCATGCTGCGTAACCTCGTCCACTCCAAACACAAGATGATCGCCATGGGTAGTGCCGCAGCCCTACGGAACCTGCTGGCCCACCGACCCGCCAAGTACCAGGCAGCGGCCACGGCCATCTCCCCGGGCACCTGCGTGCCCAGCCTGTACGTCCGAAAGCAGAGGGCTCTGGAAGCTGAGTTGGACACCCGGCGCCTGGCGCATGCGCTCGGCCACCTGGAGAAGCAGGGTCTGCCTGAGGCAGAGGGCACTTCAAAGAAGCCCCTGCCGCCCCTCCGCCACCTAGACGGGCTGGTGCAGGACTATGCCTCTGACTCTGGCTGCTTTGACGATGATGACGCACCATCCCTGGCTGCTGCAGCCACCACAGCTGAGCCTGCCAGCCCGGCAGTACTGTCTATGTTCCTTGGCGGTCCCTTTCTTCAGGGCCAGGCACTGGCCCGCACCCAGCCTGCCCGCCAGGGTGGCCTAGAACCCGAGAAGGAGGCTGGCGGggaggcagctgtggctgccaAAGCTAAAGCCAAGCTGGCGTTGGCCGTAGCTCGGATCGACCGACTGGTGGAGGACATCTCTGCCCTGCACACCTCCTCAGATGACAGCTTCAGTCTCAGCTCGGGGGACCCCGGGCAGGAGGCACCAAGGGAGGGTCGTGCCCAGTCCTGCTCTCCCTGCCGGGGCACTGAGGGTGGGCGGCGTGAGGCCAGCAGCCGGGCACACCCTCTGCTGAGGCTCAAGGCAGCCCACACCAGCCTCTCCAACGACAGCCTGAACAGTGGTAGCACAAGTGACGGCTATTGTCCCCGGGAACACATGCAGCCCTGCCCGCTGGCTGCATTGGCAGAGCACCGTGACGACCCTTTGCGCGGGCAGACTCGGCCCAGCCGGCTGGACCTGGACCTGCCCAGCCGGGCTGAACTGCCTGCCCGGGACACGGCAGCCGCCGATGCCCGCGTGCGTACCATCAAGCTATCCCCAACCTATCAGCATGTGCCACTGCTCGATGGTGCCACTGGGGCGGGTGTCAGACCCCTCGCTGGACCCGGGGCCTCCCCAGGGGCTCGGAAACAGGCATGGATACCTGCAGATAGCCTGAGCAAAGTCCCCGAGAAACTGGTGTCCTCCCCGCTGCCTGCGGCTAGCAAGGTGCTGCAGAAACTGGTGGCCCAAGAGGGGCCGATGTCCCTGTCCCGGTGCAGCTCACTGTCGTCTCTGTCTTCCACTGGCCATGCTGGCCCTAGCCAGGCTGAAAACCTCGACGACAGTGATTCGTccctggaggggctggaggaggctgGCCCCGGGGAGGCGGAGCTGGACGGGGCGTGGCGAGCGTCTGGGTCCACCTCTTTGCCGGTGTCCATCCCAGCCCCCCACCGGGGCCGCAGTAGAGGTCTGGGGGTGGAGGATGCAACACCGTCTAGTTCATCTGAGAACTGCATCCAGGAGACGCCCTTGGTCCTGAGCCGCTGTAGTTCTGTGAGCTCTCTGGGCAGCTTTGAGAGCCGCTCCATTGCCAGCTCCATCCCCAGTGACCCGTGCAGTGGGCTGGGCAGTGGCACAGTGAGTCCCAGTGAGCTGCCCGACAGCCCCGGGCAGACGATGCCCCCGAGCCGCAGCAAGACGCCGCCAGCGCCCCCCGGCCAGCCTGAGACCAGCCAGTTCAGCCTGCAGTGGGAGAGCTACGTGAAGCGCTTCCTCGACATCGCAGATTGTCGGGAGCGGTGCCAGCCGCCCTCCGAGCTGGACGCGGGCAGCGTGCGATTCACAGTGGAGAAGCCGGATGAGAACTTCTCCTGCGCCTCCAGCCTCAGCGCGCTGGCCCTGCACGAGCTCTACGTTCAGCAGGATGTGGAGCTGCGCCTGAGGCCCCCAGCCTGCCCAGAACGCGCAGGCGGTGGCGGGGGACACCGTCGGAGGGATGAGGCCGCCGGCCGCCTGGATGGCGCAGCGCCGCCGGCCGGTTCTAGGGCTCGGTCAGCAGCTGATAAAGAACTGGAGGTGCTGCGTGAATGTCTGGGGGCAGCCATGCCCGCCCGGCTCCGCAAGGTGGTCTCTGCATTGGTGCCTGGCCGCCGAGCACTGCCGGTCCCCGTGTACATGTTAGTGCCCGCCCCGGCTCCGGACGATGACTCTGGCACCGACTCTGCGGAGGGCACGCCTGTCAACTTCTCCAGTGCTGCATCGCTCAGTGATGAGACCTTACAGGGACCCTCCAGGGACAAGCCGGGAGGGCCGGGAGAAAGGCAGAAACCCACAGGCCGAGCTGCCCCTGCCAGGCAGACCCGTGGGCACCGACCCAAGGCAGCTAGCGCTGGTAAGAGTGCAGAGCACACCCGGGGGGCCGGTAGGAACCGGGCTGGACTGGAATTACCCCTTAGCCGGCCCCAGAGTGCTCGATCCAACAGGGATGGCGCGTGCCAGCCCCGGCCCCGAGGAGACGGGGCTCTGCAGTCGCTATGCCTCACAACGCCCACGGAGGAAGCCGTGTATTGCTTCTATGACTCTGAGGAGGAGCCGCCAGCCACCGCACCACCACCCCGGCTGCCGTCTGCCATCCCACGGGCTCTTAAGCGTGAGAAAcctacaggaaggaaggagatccCATCCAGGGCGTCACAGACTGCCACACCAACCGTGAGGGCCCAGCCCAGACTGATCGTGGATGAGACCCCACCCTGCTATTCTTCGGCTAGCTCCCTGAGCGAGCCCGAGGCCCctgcacagccagccagccaccaccgAGGCCGGGAGCAGGCAACCTGCAAGGACCCAGGCCCCGGCAGTAAACAGGACAGCTCTCCAAGCCCGAGAGCAGAGGAGGAACTACTGCAGAGGTGTATCAGCCTAGCTCTGCCCAGGCGCAGGACCCAGGTTCCTGGATCACGGCGTCGCAAGACCAGAGCTGCCCGGGCCGACACGCGGCCCACAGAGGTACCCCGGAAATGCCGTGAGGAGGTGCCTGGCTCTGATCCAGCCTCCGACTTAGACAGTGTTGAGTGGCAGGCCATCCAAGAGGGTGCGAACTCCATCGTCACTTGGCTGCACCAGGCGgcagccaaggctagcctggaggCATCTTCTGAGTCCGAGTCCCTCTTGTCTCTGGTGTCCGGGCTGTCCACAGGCTCCACTTCACAGCCCTCCAAACCCAGGAAAGCACGAAAGtctggggctgaggctgggggtGTCTGGCGTCCAGAGAAACGGGGTGTAACTTCCACCAAGATCAGTGGGAGTCCACGGTTTCCTAGTGGCCCCGAGAAGGCAAAGGGTACCCAGAAAATGGTGGCAGGGCAGCCAGCCATGCTCCGGGGACGGACAGTTATCTACACAGCCAGCCCAGCCTCCCGGGCTCAGTCCAAAGGAGTTTCTGGCACTTGTACCACACCTAAGAAGATGGGGACATCTGGTACTACTCGGCCAGAAACTGCCACCAAAACCCTCAGCCCTGGGCAACAGCGTTCACGGAGCCTCCACCGGCCAGGTAAGATCTCGGAGCTAGCAGCCTTCAGTCATCCGCCCAGGAGTGCAACCCCTCCAGCCCGCCTTGCCAAGACTCCATCCTCAAGCTCCTCACAAACTTCGCCAGCGTCCCAGCCCCTGCCTAGGAGGTCCCCTCTGGCCACTCCAACTGCTGGGCCTCTGCCTGGCCCTGGAGGGTCCCCGGTGCCCAAGTCACCAGCCCGGGCCCTTCTGGCTAAGCAACACAAGACCCAGAAGTCACCAGTGCGGATCCCGTTCATGCAAAGGCCAGCCAAGAGAGggccaccaccactggccagaCCGTCCCCAGAGTCTGGACCCAGGGGCAGAGCTGGGACTGAGGGGGTTGCCGGGGTGCGTGGTGGCCGCCTGGGCCTAGTGCGTATGGCATCAGCCCGCTCCAGTGGCAGTGAGTCCTCGGACCGCTCAGGCTTCCGCAGGCAGCTGACCTTCATCAAGGAATCCCCGGGTCTCCTGCGTCGCCGCAGGTCGGAGCTGTCCTCTGCGGACTCCacggcctccacctcccaggccGCTTCGCCCCACCGTGGACGGCCTGCACTCCCTGCTGTCTTCCTCTGTTCCTCTCGCTGTGATGAGTTGCGAGCGTCTCCACGGCAGCCCCTGGCGCCACCGAGGTCCCCACAGGCCAAGCCAGGCCTTGCTCCACGAGCGCCCAGGCGCACCAGCTCCGAGAGCCCCTGTCGCCTGCCCGTGCGGGCACCTCCGGGGCGGCCAGAGACAGTCAAGCGGTACGCGTCGCTGCCACACATCAGCGTAGCACGCAGGCCAGACAGTGCCGTCTCTGTGCCCACCACCCATGCTAATACCACTCGCCGGGGAAGTGATGGAGAGACCAGGCCACTGCCCAGGGTGGCTGCGCCAGGCACCACCTGGCGTCGTATCAAAGATGAAGATGTCCCCCACATCCTGCGTAGCACGCTGCCTGCCACTGCTCTGCCTCTCAGGGGTCCATCACCCGAGGACAGCCCTGCTGGGACTCCACAACGCAAGACCAGTGACGCAGTGGTACAGACAGAGGATGTGGCCACCTCTAAGACCAACTCCAGCACATCACCCAGCCTGGAGAGCAGGGACCCCCCACAGGCCCCGGCCAGCGGCCCCGCTGGTCCACTGGGCAGCGATGTGGATGGGCCAGACCTCACCAAGCCACCTGCCTCGATGCCCTTCACCCATGAGGGCCTGAGTGTCGTCATGGGGGGCTTTCCCACCAGCAGGCATGGCTCCCCCAGCAGGGCTGCACGGGTTCCTCCCTTCAACTACGTACCCAGCCCTATGGCGGTGGCCGCGGCCACCAGTGACTCTGCAGTGGAGAAAGGCCCTGTCACCTCTCCAGCCAGCCTCCTGGAGTAG